gaatataaatgcaaaacaatgaatgataaataaaaaatacaaaaaaatcattgaaaattatccTATTCTGTCATCAGAATGTAATAGAAGTTTAAAGAACATTGTATTTTCGTTTATGCATAATGGAATACGAAATCAGAAGTAAAAACGTACTAAAAAAACTTTCTACGCCATTTAGtaaatgatgataaataatataaatttaaaacagCAGActatatgaaaaagataattaacaaattagaAATCtcaagataaattttataaatgaatattcgaCAAGAAATGGAATATGTCTAATTGAAAGAGATTCAATGTCGGCACAGAAAGTTCACTGACACGTAGAAATGATGATATTATACacatagtaaataataattttgcagCAAAAAGTGgaagtaataatagatatcaagacgaatttcttatttattcgcACATCcacgaaattatttattttaaacaacTATACATTGGCATCTATCGAATCTATatctaaaaaattatataaaaattaatattaaacaatgaatttctttttttacttcgatTCACCGAAAATACGGAAGAAATTTTATCGGTAAAACCAATTAACGTCATTAAtgaacatatatttaaattctttaataaacTACAACTCGATTACACTTAAAATATTCacagtatatttttattagtaattaGATTAGTAACTAGATTAGTAAGTAGTTAAGAGTAAAAATTTAGTAAATTTAATCACTAAaatgtacttacatatttgTAATGTACAAATGtttagaaatatatcaaatattctcCAAATTTAAGGGATATCTCTCCGTGTATTTGTTTTCTGAACTCTTAGTATAAATGTTCCATTCCACAGTAAAATCGTAAAtgaaccaaaagaaaaaggcacTATAGAAAATGACTAGACATGGTTTCATTTTtgcaaaaaaggaaacataaTTTTGCAATCTAATCGCTTGTTTCAATAGatgtacaattatttatttctattctatcaTCGCATTCTCGAACtgcaaaattacatataagaAAGAACTTATCGGAGAAAAAGTGCGGAAAGAATCGCTTATTTTCTTCGCATCCAATAATTTAAAGCAATTACAGATACGTAAGAAACGTGTAGCGTGTAGGGTACTCCTGATTGATTTATTCCCTTCAACGATACGAACTAGCGAAACTACATTATAGGTTGAAGTTGGAATAAGCGTTTACGGAAGAATATCGACCGTAGAATTAGAGAGTACTTCTTCATTTGTAAAATAAGTACCGAaggatattttattctatctttgttcatccataaataaaaattactctCTATTGATTGGTTTTATCAGAGTCAAATAGTTTTCTGTTCGCGTTAGGATCGGTCACGttaaggaaacaaaaaaaaagacaaaaaaatcaaagaaattatattgtcATGAAATTTACTAACGAAGAAgcattaaattttacaaaggGAAGCGTTGCTCTATTAGTTGCATGGCCACCACCGATGAACGCCTcaaggaaaaaattattctttctcgATGTTTACATTTACGCTTCCTTTATAAGCGCTCAGATAATCTTAGTGTTGATGATAAATGAAATGATCGTTAATCGCAATAATTTCGAGATAATGGTACAATCAATGTGCATCGCAGTATGTATTCtacaaatgattattaaaatgatgacATGTAGAATACAACGTTCGAGTTTAAaggtttaatataaaattagatgTCAAATTCGATCTGCTATTACCAATTAATAcgtcatatattatattatatcgatcgtttcagtcgataataatggaaatggAAAATATCGTTGAACAGGCCGCACCATATGAAAAAgctatattagaaaaatatgtgAATAGATCTGCGATACTACACCTATCTCTTACATTTGGATTTTATTTAGCCGCTGTGAATATCATTTTAGGACCAATATATCTACCACAATCGTTACCAAATATTATAACTTATCCTTTCGACGTAGAAAAACATCCCtattacgaaattatttattttcaacaatCATTAACTGCTTTACAAGCTTCTACAAGTGCAACGATTGATTGCCAGATCGCACTTTTACTATGGTTCGCTGGTGCAAGATTTGAAATGTTGGGAATTGAATTAGCCAATACTGTCGACGAGTACGATCTTAAACGATGTATAGTGAaacattatcaaataattaggtaatatttttctaattagaataagaaaacaaaaatttattcaacaaAAACATGAATACCTGctatttttacttctttattaGTTACGCAGGAAAGGTAATAAAAACCGTGCGTTTCGTAATTCTTgtgactgttattattacgaccTTATTAATAGTGCTTAGTGGACTCCTACTCATattcgttagtatcattattataacaattaaataatcattattgtttaaaagattcagaataaaatttattccaagaagacaatattcatatttacatgcatgattaatatctatacaaattcttattcattttattaatattataatttctttctaatgcatttattttattaacgatagtcAGATGAAATAGGGGTCAAATTCCAATTTCTCGTGACGGATATGGTCGCTATCATTCAATTATTTCTGAACTCTCATCCAGctgaaaatttaatacaaatgGTAAATCGAATGAtcctatttctttatttagacaatatatatataatgattattatataacttgtatattatattattttattaaaaattatcactGAAGAGTACTGCGATTGGATCGACAGCTTATGATTTGAATTGGATTGATAAATCACAAAAGATATGGAAAAATGTATGCTTTCTAATTCAAAGATCTCAAAAACCAATTACAGTCAGTATTCCTGGATTTATACCTACATTGTCTCTAACTTATTACATGTCGGTAcgttcattatcgttataattctcAATACTTCTCACACACATCGATAAATTTcgcgattatatatatttcagttCCTGTCATCGTCATTTTCATACTTCACAACATTGAGAGCTGCTGTTAAgtaaaacgattaattaattttttgcatttatataaaaagaagaaaaaacatttgtttgaaaaagaatggaaatgTCGAATATAGATGCGAAACAATGAACTATGaataaaaagtacaaaaaaatcATAGAAAATTATCCTATTCTCTCATCAGAATGTAAAAGAAGTACAAAGAACATTGTATTTTCGTCTATGCATAATGGAATACGAAATCAGAAGTAAAAACGTACTAAAACAATTTCTACGCCATTTAGTAAATGATGATAAATactataaatttaaaacaGCAGActatatgaaaaagataattaacaaattagaAATCTcaagataaattttatgtatGAATATTTCACAAGAAACAGAATATATCTAATTGAAAGAGATTCAATATTGTCATACAGGAAGTTTCCTGACACGTAGAAATGATGACATTATACacatagtatataataattttgcagCAAAaagtggaaataataatagatatcaagacgaatttcttatttattcgcACATCCACGAAA
This region of Vespa crabro chromosome 23, iyVesCrab1.2, whole genome shotgun sequence genomic DNA includes:
- the LOC124431948 gene encoding uncharacterized protein LOC124431948, yielding MKFTNEEALNFTKGSVALLVAWPPPMNASRKKLFFLDVYIYASFISAQIILVLMINEMIVNRNNFEIMVQSMCIASIIMEMENIVEQAAPYEKAILEKYVNRSAILHLSLTFGFYLAAVNIILGPIYLPQSLPNIITYPFDVEKHPYYEIIYFQQSLTALQASTSATIDCQIALLLWFAGARFEMLGIELANTVDEYDLKRCIVKHYQIISYAGKSDEIGVKFQFLVTDMVAIIQLFLNSHPAENLIQMSTAIGSTAYDLNWIDKSQKIWKNVCFLIQRSQKPITVSIPGFIPTLSLTYYMSFLSSSFSYFTTLRAAVK